The following proteins come from a genomic window of Mycolicibacterium rufum:
- a CDS encoding RND family transporter: MKANERSGAARIVRVLAVPILLGWLLLTIATNVFVPSLEKVGEDRTVGLAAKDGPAYISMKQIGANFQEFDSDSTAMIVLEGDQPLGDEAHRYYDTLVDKLEADTAHIQHVADFWGDPLTASGAQSADGKGAYVQIYLHGNQGEPLANESVAAVREIIDTTPPPPGMKTYVTGPAPLIADQHHAGDKSIFRVTLITIGVIAVMLLLVYRSVVTMVLILLMVFVELGAARGIVAFLAINDVIGLSTFAVNLLVLMVIAAGTDYAIFAIGRYQEALGAGQDRVTAYYTMFNGTAHVILGSGLTIAGAMSCLSFTRLPYFNSLGVPCAVGTLVAVLAAMTLGPAVVVIAGRFGAFKPKRAISSRGWRRIGTMVVRWPGPVLAATLALALVGLVTLPGYKTNYDAKNYLPSDIPANIGYAAADRHFGSARMNPELLMVQSDHDLRNPADFLVIDKIAKAIFKVPGVARVQTITRPDGKPIKHSTIPFQMSMQGTLTQLNQKYQQDRMADMLVQADEMQKTIETMQKMYSITQQMRDTTHQMVIKTKDTAVDVAQLRDNIADFDDFIRPLRSYFYWEPHCYDIPACWAIRSVFDTLDGINTMSDDIANLVPELERLDTLMPQLVELLPSQIETMRSMKSMMLTMYQSQKSMQDQMAAQQENSSAMGDAFDDSRNDDSFYLPPEVFSNKDFKRGIDQFISPDGKSVRFIISHEGDPATIEGLNHVDPIKNAAKEAIKGTPLEGSKVFLAGTAATYKDMKDGSHYDLLIAGIAAVTLIFVIMLIITRSAVAAAVIVGTVLLSLGASFGLSILLWQHLLGLELHWMVLPMSVILLLAVGSDYNLLLVSRFKEEKDGGLKTGIIRAMAGTGSVVTSAGLVFAFTMASFAFSDLAVMAQVGTTIALGLLFDTLIVRSFMTPAIAALLGRWFWWPQRVQSLASRRRLAELSR; encoded by the coding sequence ATGAAGGCGAATGAGCGCTCCGGGGCTGCGCGGATCGTCCGCGTCCTCGCGGTGCCCATCCTGCTCGGCTGGCTGCTGCTGACGATCGCCACCAACGTGTTCGTCCCGTCGCTGGAGAAGGTCGGGGAGGACCGCACCGTCGGTCTGGCCGCCAAGGATGGACCCGCCTACATCTCGATGAAGCAGATCGGGGCGAACTTCCAGGAGTTTGACTCCGACAGCACCGCGATGATCGTCCTCGAGGGCGATCAGCCACTCGGCGACGAAGCCCACCGCTACTACGACACGCTGGTCGACAAGCTCGAGGCCGACACCGCCCACATCCAGCACGTCGCCGATTTCTGGGGTGACCCCCTGACGGCCTCGGGTGCCCAGAGCGCGGACGGCAAAGGGGCGTACGTGCAGATCTATCTGCACGGCAACCAGGGTGAACCGCTGGCCAACGAGTCGGTCGCGGCGGTCCGCGAGATCATCGACACGACGCCGCCACCGCCGGGCATGAAGACCTACGTCACCGGACCGGCGCCGCTGATCGCCGACCAGCACCATGCCGGTGACAAGAGCATCTTCCGCGTCACCCTGATCACGATCGGCGTCATCGCCGTGATGCTGCTGCTGGTCTACCGGTCCGTCGTGACCATGGTGCTGATCCTGCTGATGGTGTTCGTCGAACTCGGCGCCGCGCGGGGCATCGTCGCGTTCCTGGCGATCAACGACGTCATCGGTCTGTCCACCTTCGCGGTGAATCTGCTCGTGCTGATGGTGATCGCGGCGGGTACCGACTACGCGATCTTCGCGATCGGGCGTTACCAGGAGGCGTTGGGCGCCGGCCAGGACCGGGTCACGGCCTACTACACGATGTTCAACGGCACCGCGCACGTCATCCTGGGCTCGGGCCTGACCATCGCCGGCGCCATGTCGTGTCTGAGTTTCACCAGGCTGCCGTACTTCAACTCGCTCGGCGTGCCCTGCGCGGTCGGCACCCTGGTGGCCGTGCTGGCGGCGATGACGCTGGGCCCGGCCGTCGTGGTGATCGCGGGCCGGTTCGGCGCCTTCAAGCCCAAGCGGGCCATCAGTTCCCGCGGCTGGCGGCGGATCGGCACGATGGTGGTGCGCTGGCCGGGCCCCGTGCTGGCGGCGACGCTGGCGCTGGCCCTGGTCGGTCTGGTGACGCTGCCCGGATACAAGACGAACTACGACGCGAAGAACTACCTGCCCTCGGACATCCCCGCCAACATCGGCTACGCCGCGGCCGACCGCCACTTCGGCAGCGCCCGGATGAATCCGGAGTTGCTGATGGTGCAGAGCGATCACGATCTGCGCAATCCCGCGGACTTCCTCGTCATCGACAAGATCGCCAAGGCCATCTTCAAGGTCCCGGGGGTGGCCCGGGTGCAGACGATCACCCGCCCGGACGGGAAGCCGATCAAGCACAGCACGATCCCGTTCCAGATGAGTATGCAGGGCACGCTCACGCAGCTGAACCAGAAGTACCAGCAGGACCGGATGGCCGACATGCTCGTCCAGGCCGACGAGATGCAGAAGACCATCGAGACGATGCAGAAGATGTACAGCATCACCCAGCAGATGCGCGACACCACCCACCAGATGGTGATCAAGACCAAGGACACCGCCGTCGACGTCGCGCAACTGCGGGACAACATCGCCGATTTCGACGACTTCATCCGGCCGTTGCGCAGCTACTTCTACTGGGAACCGCACTGCTACGACATCCCGGCCTGCTGGGCGATCCGCTCGGTGTTCGACACCCTCGACGGCATCAACACGATGTCCGACGACATCGCGAACCTGGTTCCGGAACTGGAGCGCCTCGACACGCTGATGCCGCAGCTCGTCGAGTTGCTGCCCAGCCAGATCGAGACCATGCGGTCGATGAAGTCGATGATGCTGACGATGTACCAGTCGCAGAAGAGCATGCAGGACCAGATGGCGGCGCAGCAGGAGAACTCGTCGGCGATGGGCGATGCGTTCGACGACTCCCGCAACGACGACTCGTTCTATCTGCCTCCGGAAGTGTTCTCGAACAAGGACTTCAAGCGCGGCATCGACCAGTTCATCTCACCGGACGGCAAGTCGGTGCGCTTCATCATCAGCCACGAGGGTGACCCGGCGACCATCGAGGGTCTCAACCATGTGGACCCGATCAAGAACGCGGCCAAGGAGGCGATCAAGGGCACCCCGCTGGAGGGGTCCAAGGTGTTCCTGGCCGGGACCGCCGCCACGTACAAGGACATGAAGGACGGCTCGCACTACGACCTGCTGATCGCCGGGATCGCCGCTGTCACATTGATTTTCGTGATCATGCTGATCATCACCCGCAGCGCGGTGGCCGCGGCGGTGATCGTGGGGACCGTGCTGTTGTCGCTCGGTGCGTCGTTCGGCCTGTCGATCCTGCTCTGGCAGCACCTGCTCGGTCTGGAACTGCACTGGATGGTGCTGCCGATGTCGGTGATCCTGCTGCTGGCCGTGGGTTCGGACTACAACCTGCTGCTGGTATCGCGGTTCAAGGAGGAGAAGGACGGCGGGCTGAAGACCGGCATCATCCGGGCCATGGCGGGCACCGGCTCGGTGGTCACTTCGGCCGGACTGGTGTTCGCGTTCACGATGGCGTCGTTCGCGTTCAGCGACCTGGCGGTGATGGCCCAGGTGGGTACAACGATCGCGCTCGGCCTGCTGTTCGACACGCTGATCGTGCGGTCGTTCATGACGCCGGCGATCGCGGCGCTGCTGGGCCGCTGGTTCTGGTGGCCGCAGCGCGTGCAGAGCCTGGCGTCGCGCCGCAGGCTCGCCGAGCTCAGCCGCTAG
- a CDS encoding DUF808 domain-containing protein: protein MSGGLFALLDDVAALARLAAASVDDLGAAAGRATAKAAGVVIDDTAVTPQYVHGITADRELPIIKRIAIGSLRNKIVFILPAALLLSQFAPWLLTPILMLGATYLCYEGAEKVLGRLLGHAAHDTPAAAEGPDAERFMVTGAIRTDFILSAEIMVIALNEVADQSFWPRLIILLIVAVVITAAVYGVVAGIVKMDDVGLSLTQRSSGLATKVGRGLVAGMPKLLSFLSVVGTAAMLWVGGHILLVGTDTLGWHAPYGLVHHAEGYVHDVAGVGGVLAWLVNTAASAVIGLIVGAVVLGIVSLLPFGKKKSHA, encoded by the coding sequence GTGAGCGGGGGGCTTTTCGCCCTGCTCGACGATGTGGCGGCACTGGCCCGGTTGGCGGCGGCTTCGGTGGACGACCTGGGCGCGGCCGCGGGCCGGGCGACGGCCAAGGCGGCGGGCGTCGTCATCGACGACACCGCGGTGACCCCGCAGTACGTCCACGGCATCACCGCCGACCGGGAACTGCCCATCATCAAGCGCATCGCGATCGGCTCGCTGCGCAACAAGATCGTGTTCATCCTGCCTGCGGCCCTGCTGCTCAGCCAGTTCGCGCCGTGGCTGCTCACCCCGATCCTGATGCTCGGTGCGACGTACCTCTGTTACGAAGGCGCCGAGAAGGTGCTGGGCCGATTGCTCGGGCACGCCGCCCATGACACCCCGGCCGCAGCCGAAGGGCCCGACGCCGAACGGTTCATGGTCACCGGCGCCATCCGCACCGACTTCATCCTGTCGGCCGAGATCATGGTGATCGCGCTCAACGAGGTGGCCGATCAATCGTTCTGGCCGCGGCTGATCATTCTGTTGATCGTCGCGGTCGTGATCACCGCGGCGGTCTACGGGGTGGTTGCCGGCATCGTGAAGATGGACGACGTCGGGCTGAGCCTCACGCAGCGCTCGAGCGGGCTGGCCACGAAAGTCGGTCGCGGTCTCGTGGCCGGGATGCCGAAGCTGCTGAGCTTCCTGTCGGTCGTCGGCACCGCCGCGATGCTGTGGGTCGGCGGCCACATCCTTCTCGTCGGCACCGACACCCTCGGTTGGCATGCGCCCTACGGACTGGTGCACCACGCAGAGGGGTACGTGCATGACGTCGCCGGCGTCGGCGGGGTCCTCGCGTGGCTCGTCAACACCGCCGCGTCGGCGGTGATCGGGTTGATCGTCGGCGCCGTCGTCCTCGGCATCGTGTCGCTACTGCCGTTCGGCAAGAAGAAGTCGCACGCCTGA
- a CDS encoding STAS domain-containing protein: MGQLDVVQDVDGGAVVVCVRGEVDSNTVDQLVSALDDGLQASASAPVRTLVIELANVTYFGSAGLNAVLGCYERGLAEGVAVRVVATNPEVVRPIEVTKLDAVLRPYPSVADALAADAGPP, encoded by the coding sequence GTGGGGCAACTGGACGTTGTGCAGGATGTTGACGGCGGCGCGGTCGTGGTGTGCGTCCGGGGAGAAGTCGATTCCAATACCGTCGACCAGCTCGTCAGCGCACTCGACGACGGATTGCAGGCGAGCGCCTCGGCGCCGGTGCGCACGCTGGTCATCGAGTTGGCCAACGTGACGTATTTCGGCAGCGCCGGACTCAACGCCGTACTCGGTTGCTATGAACGCGGTCTCGCCGAGGGCGTCGCCGTGCGGGTGGTGGCCACCAATCCCGAGGTGGTCCGGCCGATCGAAGTCACGAAGCTGGACGCGGTGCTGCGCCCCTATCCGTCTGTCGCGGATGCGCTCGCAGCGGACGCCGGTCCGCCGTGA
- a CDS encoding HAD family hydrolase has protein sequence MTSSRPAVLFDVDGTLVDSNYLHVHAWIRAFHAEDVPVEAWRIHRCIGMDGSTLLQTLAGDAGDDGRDRLKERHTAFYREDAHLLTPLPGARDLLRRVADLGLQVVLATSAPEDELSLLREVLDCDDVVSEVTSSQDVETAKPKPDIVGVALERAGVGADQAVFVGDAVWDCEAARRAGVTSIGVLSGGVSRGELSEAGAAAVFENAAELLAELDSTPIGKLTSG, from the coding sequence ATGACCTCGTCGCGGCCCGCGGTGCTGTTCGATGTGGACGGCACCCTGGTGGACTCCAACTATCTGCACGTCCACGCGTGGATCCGGGCGTTCCACGCCGAAGACGTGCCCGTGGAGGCGTGGCGGATCCACCGCTGCATCGGTATGGACGGGTCCACGCTGCTGCAGACGCTGGCCGGCGACGCGGGCGACGACGGACGGGACCGGCTGAAGGAGCGGCACACGGCGTTCTACCGGGAGGATGCGCACCTGCTCACTCCGCTGCCCGGCGCTCGCGACCTGCTGCGCCGGGTCGCCGACCTCGGACTGCAGGTGGTGCTGGCGACCTCGGCGCCCGAGGACGAATTGTCGCTGCTGCGTGAGGTTCTCGACTGCGACGACGTGGTGTCGGAGGTCACCTCGTCGCAGGACGTCGAGACGGCCAAACCGAAGCCCGACATCGTGGGCGTGGCACTGGAGCGGGCCGGCGTCGGTGCGGATCAGGCGGTGTTCGTCGGCGACGCGGTGTGGGACTGCGAGGCCGCGCGCCGCGCGGGGGTCACCTCGATCGGTGTGCTCAGCGGCGGGGTGTCGCGCGGCGAACTGTCCGAGGCCGGCGCGGCGGCGGTGTTCGAGAACGCCGCCGAACTGCTGGCCGAGTTGGACTCGACGCCGATCGGGAAGCTGACTAGCGGCTGA
- a CDS encoding PAS and ANTAR domain-containing protein has protein sequence MPDSAPASAPEEGQAPADGVLRAGGFRFWFVGQRWEWSDELARMHGYEPGSVVPTTELLLSHKHPDDRRHVQELLDHALHAGGSFSSRHRFVDTQGAEHNVIVLADRMYDRNGAVVGTEGFYVDLTETLDNARRAVLDESLPDLFEARAAIEQAKGALMLVYRVDADQAFKLLLWRSQQTNTKLRALAAQLVAELDTIDVGGPSLRRQFDHVMLTVHERVGSRAER, from the coding sequence ATGCCGGATTCCGCCCCCGCGTCCGCTCCCGAGGAGGGTCAGGCGCCCGCCGACGGCGTCTTGCGCGCCGGCGGTTTCCGCTTCTGGTTCGTCGGTCAGCGGTGGGAGTGGTCCGACGAGCTCGCCCGGATGCACGGCTACGAGCCCGGCTCGGTCGTCCCCACCACCGAGCTGCTGCTGTCCCACAAGCATCCCGACGACCGGCGCCATGTCCAGGAACTCCTCGACCATGCGCTGCATGCCGGCGGCTCGTTCTCGAGCAGGCACCGGTTCGTCGACACCCAGGGGGCCGAGCACAACGTCATCGTCCTCGCCGACCGGATGTACGACCGCAACGGCGCGGTCGTCGGCACCGAGGGCTTCTACGTCGACCTGACCGAAACACTGGACAACGCCCGGCGGGCTGTGCTCGACGAGTCGCTGCCCGACCTGTTCGAGGCCCGGGCCGCGATCGAACAGGCCAAGGGCGCACTGATGCTGGTGTACCGCGTCGACGCCGACCAGGCCTTCAAGCTGCTGCTGTGGCGCTCGCAGCAGACGAACACCAAATTACGGGCGCTGGCCGCCCAGCTCGTCGCCGAACTGGACACCATCGACGTCGGCGGGCCGTCCTTGCGTCGGCAGTTCGACCATGTGATGCTCACGGTTCACGAGCGTGTCGGCTCCCGGGCCGAACGCTGA
- a CDS encoding STAS domain-containing protein has translation MATPLRLRTDRREDGSTVLTAVGELDLSNIAEFSEAIDAAVGDRVDGVPLQIDLSSVDYLDSGAINVLFEHADAIDVVANPILMSVLTVSGLTDVVSVKPAGSD, from the coding sequence ATGGCGACTCCGCTGCGGCTGCGCACCGACCGTCGGGAGGACGGCAGCACGGTGCTGACGGCGGTCGGCGAGCTCGATCTGAGCAACATCGCAGAATTCTCCGAGGCGATCGACGCGGCGGTGGGCGACCGCGTCGACGGGGTCCCGCTGCAGATCGACCTCAGCAGCGTCGACTACCTCGACAGCGGGGCGATCAACGTGCTGTTCGAGCACGCCGACGCCATCGACGTGGTCGCCAACCCGATCCTGATGTCGGTGCTGACGGTCAGCGGCCTCACCGACGTCGTCTCCGTGAAGCCGGCCGGTTCCGACTAG
- a CDS encoding SpoIIE family protein phosphatase: protein MTDPEHTEIFASGGEVGRDLAAVDWAATPLGPPAGWAQSLQTAVSILLSSRFSMWMAWGPELTFFCNEAYRRDTLGRKYPWALGRPMHEVWAEIWDDVYPRIEHVMTTGDATWDVALLLFLERSGYLEESYHTFSYSPLRDDDGGVVGLLCVVSEDTVQVIGERRMATLRDLGSDPTVARTETEILAFADRQLGQNLRDLPFTLTYLFDADGSARLAGMSGIGVDHPAAPAVIGPDGGLWPAAEPAAGETVLVDLSTFPPMPTGQWRDPPAQALVTPLLQQGGAPLGFLVAGLNRYRPLDDGYRGFVTLVAGHLAAGVSLARSYRAQQRRAEELAELDRAKTTFFSNISHEFRTPLTLILDPVAELRRRDDVDADTKAELDVVWRNGLRLTKLVNTLLDFSRIEAGRTQATYAPVDIGSLTAELASVFRSAVERAGLTYAVDCRPQDEPVYVDTDMWEKVIFNLLSNAVKFTFDGTISVRVRRDGGDAVIVVSDTGTGVPPDEIPRLFERFHRIENVAARSHEGSGIGLALVKELIELHGGTIVVDSVQGAGTTFTIRLPFGTAHLPPDAIASTLSHRVTTGANAYVEEALRWTPVDDAEKLDATALSEASSAPVTPSGGPVRVLVADDNADMRDYLTRLLRSDGYQVDAVTDGRQALDAIRADPPEMVVSDVMMPGLDGLALVSALRADRRTAAVPVLLLSARAGQEASISGLQAGADDYLVKPFAAAELLARVRASVELARLRDHHARWRTALVDSLQEAFFVCDENGAVVEINGAFTDILGFDAGGLPYEPMYPWWPAADTDADAHREVSEAFGSLMDQPHGTISEVPVTHRDGHRLWVTATFTHAEDPGTGREVVVGTMRDVTAEHYVVQRETALASLSNALAQADTVDDAVLAAAEQLRAVWHARRVLAVTMPGDDSGSGGRTVTPEVVYVGEAVSGWNDLSPRSRAAITALRDDDLLDPATSEPGAAGVALRHPRGVLVMYIELFEQRRFTSEDHTLLTVLAGRLGQGLQRVHQIDQQRETALALQHAILGPALSTGFAVRYQPATRPLQVGGDWYDVVDLDDGRIGLIVGDCVGHGLAAATVMGQLRSACRALLLEHPSPAAALAALDRFAARLPGARCTTAFCAVLTPGTGELVYSCAGHPPPILVLADHTTSLLDDARSTPLAVKFAESRPETVVTMPPRATLLLYTDGLVERRRESIDDGIARATGVVGDNRATGLDELADVIMARLTPANGYEDDVALLLYRQPAPLELEFPADVTELANSRTALRSWLGSAGVDAEQTLDVLIAAGEALANAIEHGHRDLPGGRVRLEATAFADDLHVTVVDTGTWKAPADAPALHRGRGLGLMRALMQDVSIDSQASGTTVHMQTRIG from the coding sequence GTGACGGACCCTGAGCACACCGAGATCTTCGCCTCCGGCGGCGAGGTCGGCCGCGACCTCGCCGCTGTCGACTGGGCGGCGACCCCGCTCGGCCCGCCCGCCGGCTGGGCACAAAGTCTTCAGACCGCCGTAAGCATCCTGTTGTCGTCCCGGTTCTCGATGTGGATGGCATGGGGGCCGGAGCTGACGTTCTTCTGCAACGAGGCGTACCGGCGGGACACGTTGGGCCGCAAGTACCCGTGGGCGCTGGGTCGGCCGATGCACGAGGTGTGGGCGGAGATCTGGGACGACGTCTACCCCCGCATCGAGCACGTGATGACGACCGGAGACGCCACCTGGGACGTGGCGCTGCTGCTGTTCCTCGAACGATCGGGATACCTCGAGGAGTCCTACCACACGTTCTCCTACAGCCCGTTGCGCGACGACGACGGTGGCGTCGTCGGCCTGCTGTGCGTCGTCAGCGAGGACACCGTGCAGGTGATCGGCGAGCGGCGGATGGCGACGCTGCGCGACCTCGGCTCCGACCCCACCGTCGCCCGCACCGAGACCGAGATCCTGGCCTTCGCCGACCGGCAGCTGGGTCAGAACCTGCGCGACCTGCCGTTCACGCTCACCTACCTGTTCGACGCCGACGGCTCGGCACGGCTGGCCGGCATGAGCGGTATCGGGGTGGACCACCCGGCCGCGCCCGCGGTGATCGGACCCGACGGCGGCCTGTGGCCGGCTGCGGAACCGGCGGCCGGAGAGACGGTGCTCGTCGACCTCAGCACGTTCCCCCCGATGCCGACGGGGCAGTGGCGGGATCCACCGGCGCAGGCGCTGGTGACCCCGCTGCTCCAACAGGGCGGTGCGCCACTGGGTTTCCTCGTCGCCGGCCTGAACCGCTACCGACCGCTCGACGACGGGTACCGCGGATTCGTCACGCTGGTGGCCGGCCACCTCGCCGCGGGCGTGAGCCTGGCCCGCAGCTACCGGGCCCAGCAACGGCGGGCCGAGGAACTCGCCGAGCTCGACCGCGCGAAGACCACCTTCTTCTCCAACATCAGCCACGAGTTCCGCACCCCCCTGACGCTGATCCTCGATCCCGTGGCCGAGCTCCGGCGCCGCGACGATGTGGACGCCGACACCAAGGCCGAGCTGGACGTGGTGTGGCGCAACGGGTTACGCCTCACCAAACTGGTCAACACCCTGCTGGACTTCTCCCGCATCGAGGCAGGCCGCACCCAGGCCACGTATGCGCCCGTCGACATCGGTTCCCTCACTGCAGAACTCGCCAGCGTGTTCCGGTCCGCCGTCGAACGGGCCGGCCTGACCTACGCGGTGGACTGTCGGCCGCAGGACGAGCCTGTCTACGTCGACACGGACATGTGGGAGAAGGTGATCTTCAACCTGCTCTCCAACGCGGTGAAGTTCACGTTCGACGGCACCATCTCGGTGCGGGTCCGGCGCGACGGCGGCGACGCCGTGATCGTCGTCTCCGACACGGGGACCGGCGTGCCCCCCGACGAGATCCCGCGGTTGTTCGAGCGTTTCCACCGGATCGAGAACGTCGCGGCCCGGTCCCATGAGGGCAGCGGCATCGGGCTGGCGCTGGTGAAGGAGCTCATCGAACTGCACGGTGGGACCATCGTGGTCGACAGCGTGCAGGGTGCCGGCACCACCTTCACCATCCGCCTGCCGTTCGGCACCGCGCACCTGCCTCCCGACGCGATCGCCTCGACGCTGAGTCACCGCGTCACCACCGGCGCGAACGCCTACGTCGAGGAGGCACTGCGCTGGACTCCGGTCGACGATGCTGAAAAGCTCGATGCCACAGCACTTTCAGAGGCGTCTTCGGCACCGGTGACGCCGTCGGGTGGCCCGGTCCGGGTGCTGGTGGCCGACGACAACGCCGACATGCGCGACTATCTGACCCGGCTGCTGCGCTCCGACGGCTATCAGGTCGACGCGGTCACCGACGGCCGGCAGGCCCTCGACGCGATCCGCGCCGATCCGCCGGAGATGGTGGTCAGCGACGTGATGATGCCGGGCCTCGACGGGCTCGCGCTGGTGAGCGCGCTGCGCGCCGATCGCCGGACTGCGGCGGTGCCGGTGCTGCTGTTGTCCGCGCGCGCCGGTCAGGAGGCCTCGATCAGCGGCCTGCAGGCCGGCGCCGACGACTACCTGGTGAAACCCTTCGCCGCCGCCGAACTGCTCGCCCGTGTCCGTGCGAGCGTCGAACTGGCCCGGCTGCGCGACCATCACGCCCGTTGGCGCACCGCACTGGTGGATTCACTGCAGGAAGCGTTCTTCGTCTGCGACGAGAATGGTGCGGTCGTCGAGATCAACGGGGCGTTCACCGACATCCTCGGCTTCGACGCCGGCGGCCTGCCCTACGAACCGATGTACCCGTGGTGGCCGGCGGCCGACACCGACGCCGACGCGCACCGCGAGGTCTCCGAGGCCTTCGGCAGCCTGATGGACCAGCCGCACGGCACGATCAGCGAGGTGCCCGTCACCCATCGCGACGGCCATCGGCTGTGGGTCACGGCGACATTCACCCACGCCGAGGATCCCGGGACCGGGCGCGAAGTCGTCGTCGGTACGATGCGCGACGTCACGGCCGAGCACTACGTGGTGCAACGCGAGACCGCGCTGGCCTCCCTCAGTAATGCTCTGGCACAAGCGGATACGGTCGACGACGCAGTGCTGGCCGCCGCTGAGCAGTTGCGTGCGGTGTGGCACGCCCGCCGGGTACTGGCGGTCACCATGCCGGGCGACGACTCCGGGTCAGGGGGGCGGACGGTGACCCCGGAGGTCGTGTACGTCGGGGAGGCCGTCTCGGGCTGGAACGATCTGTCACCCCGCTCCCGCGCCGCGATCACCGCCCTGCGTGACGACGATCTGCTGGACCCGGCGACCTCGGAGCCCGGCGCCGCGGGCGTGGCGCTGCGACACCCGCGCGGGGTGCTGGTGATGTACATCGAGTTGTTCGAGCAGCGCCGCTTCACCTCCGAGGACCACACGTTGCTGACGGTGCTCGCGGGCCGGCTCGGGCAGGGCCTGCAGCGGGTGCACCAGATCGACCAGCAGCGGGAGACCGCGCTGGCGCTGCAGCACGCCATCCTGGGTCCGGCCCTGTCTACTGGGTTCGCGGTCCGCTATCAGCCGGCCACCCGGCCGCTGCAGGTCGGCGGGGACTGGTACGACGTGGTGGACCTCGACGACGGCCGGATCGGCCTGATCGTCGGGGACTGCGTCGGGCACGGCCTCGCCGCGGCCACCGTGATGGGGCAGCTCCGCAGCGCCTGCCGCGCGCTGCTGCTCGAACATCCCAGCCCCGCAGCCGCGCTGGCAGCACTCGATCGCTTCGCTGCGCGGCTGCCCGGTGCGCGCTGCACCACCGCCTTCTGCGCGGTGCTCACCCCGGGCACCGGCGAGCTGGTGTACTCCTGCGCCGGCCACCCCCCGCCCATCCTGGTGCTCGCCGATCACACCACGAGCCTTCTCGACGACGCGCGGTCGACACCGCTGGCCGTGAAGTTCGCCGAATCCCGCCCGGAGACCGTGGTCACGATGCCGCCGCGCGCGACGCTGCTGCTCTACACCGACGGCCTGGTGGAGCGGCGCCGCGAGTCGATTGACGACGGCATCGCCCGGGCCACCGGCGTCGTCGGCGACAACCGAGCCACCGGGCTCGACGAACTGGCCGACGTGATCATGGCGCGGCTGACGCCCGCCAACGGCTACGAGGACGACGTCGCCCTGCTGCTCTACCGGCAGCCCGCTCCGCTCGAGCTGGAGTTCCCCGCCGACGTCACCGAACTCGCGAACAGTCGAACGGCCCTGCGCAGCTGGCTGGGCAGCGCCGGAGTCGACGCCGAACAGACCCTCGATGTGCTGATCGCCGCCGGCGAAGCCCTCGCGAACGCGATCGAACACGGCCACCGTGACCTTCCGGGCGGACGGGTGCGGTTGGAGGCCACCGCGTTCGCCGACGATCTGCACGTCACGGTCGTCGACACGGGCACCTGGAAGGCGCCCGCCGACGCACCGGCCCTGCACCGCGGACGGGGCCTCGGCCTGATGCGGGCGCTGATGCAGGATGTCAGCATCGACTCCCAGGCGAGCGGCACCACCGTGCACATGCAGACGAGGATTGGATGA
- a CDS encoding DNA polymerase domain-containing protein produces the protein MTGEERAGVELTNLDQPLADDADATKRDLVDYLDAVADRILPVLRGRPLTVLRVLRGRAPFMQKNVPKYTPDWVRTATIWAEASHREIRYAVCDDRRTLLWLANQRAVEYHPALGLAEDIYRPTHLILDLDPPDGADFGAVVAVAGLVRQALQDTGLAGAVKTSGSRGLHVFVPIDDSAPVDDVAAATRALAARAEALDPTIATTAFIVADRAGKVFVDATRAGGATVAAAYSPRLRPGTPVSFPVAWSDLDRVTPTDFTIRTAVALLDGRDPWAEAMPGPQRLPDELIAQGRTIPVARVAAMHEGKRRARARRGG, from the coding sequence ATGACCGGGGAGGAGCGCGCCGGGGTCGAGCTGACCAATCTGGACCAGCCGCTCGCGGACGACGCCGACGCGACCAAGCGCGACCTCGTCGACTACCTCGACGCGGTCGCCGACCGGATCCTGCCGGTGCTCCGCGGCCGGCCGCTGACGGTCCTGCGCGTGCTGCGCGGACGGGCCCCCTTCATGCAGAAGAACGTGCCGAAGTACACGCCCGACTGGGTGCGCACCGCGACGATCTGGGCCGAGGCGTCGCACCGCGAGATCCGCTACGCCGTCTGCGACGACCGGCGCACGCTGCTGTGGCTGGCCAATCAGCGTGCCGTCGAATACCACCCGGCCCTGGGTCTGGCCGAGGACATCTACCGCCCCACGCACCTGATCCTCGATCTCGATCCGCCCGACGGCGCGGACTTCGGCGCGGTGGTCGCCGTCGCCGGGCTGGTGCGGCAGGCCCTGCAGGACACCGGGCTGGCCGGAGCGGTCAAGACCAGCGGATCACGGGGCCTGCACGTCTTCGTGCCCATCGACGACAGCGCCCCGGTCGACGACGTCGCCGCGGCGACGCGCGCACTCGCCGCCCGCGCCGAGGCACTCGATCCCACGATCGCCACGACGGCGTTCATCGTCGCCGACCGCGCGGGCAAGGTCTTCGTCGACGCGACGCGCGCCGGCGGGGCGACCGTGGCGGCCGCCTACAGCCCGCGGCTGCGGCCGGGAACGCCGGTGTCGTTCCCGGTCGCCTGGTCGGACCTGGACCGGGTGACGCCGACCGACTTCACGATCAGAACGGCGGTCGCGCTGCTCGACGGGCGGGACCCGTGGGCCGAGGCGATGCCGGGCCCGCAACGACTGCCCGACGAGCTGATCGCCCAGGGCCGGACCATCCCGGTGGCCCGGGTGGCCGCGATGCACGAAGGCAAACGGCGCGCCCGCGCCCGCCGGGGCGGCTAG